A region from the Pelagovum pacificum genome encodes:
- a CDS encoding glycosyltransferase family 2 protein, protein MRGISVTPDRNRPAVMSCMRDEGAHLLEWLAYHRAVGFGEVVVATNDCSDGTDALLDALAAAGEVTHLRNDVPDGTPPQHSGTALAMAHLRARGAHWVLHIDADEFLNVQTGHGTVDDLLAVAPDADCICIGWRNFGDGGHAAWPGATLPHFTRREGPPKPDESYFKCLFRLASFDHAYAHMPTRPTMANPTLVNAAGQQLKNDQLFADAPRVRFFPVRDALRLDRVAINHYGVKSPDVFTMKLARGRGENTRGHQKYRLGSEWHRRANRNEVEDTTILRHWPATEAGIARLRALPGVAEAEARCLAWFDDRRLETAE, encoded by the coding sequence GTGCGAGGTATCTCCGTGACGCCTGACCGCAATCGCCCCGCCGTCATGTCCTGCATGCGTGACGAGGGCGCGCACCTGCTGGAGTGGCTGGCCTATCACCGTGCCGTCGGCTTCGGCGAGGTGGTGGTGGCGACCAACGACTGCTCCGACGGGACCGATGCGCTGCTCGACGCGCTCGCCGCCGCCGGGGAGGTCACGCACCTGCGCAATGACGTGCCCGACGGCACCCCGCCGCAGCACAGCGGCACGGCGCTGGCGATGGCGCACCTGCGCGCGCGCGGCGCTCATTGGGTGCTCCATATCGACGCCGACGAGTTTCTCAACGTTCAGACCGGGCATGGTACGGTCGACGACCTGCTCGCCGTCGCGCCGGATGCCGACTGCATCTGCATCGGCTGGCGCAACTTCGGGGACGGTGGTCATGCCGCGTGGCCCGGCGCCACCCTGCCCCACTTCACCCGCCGTGAAGGGCCGCCCAAGCCGGACGAGAGCTACTTCAAGTGCCTCTTCCGCCTTGCGTCCTTCGACCACGCATACGCCCACATGCCGACCCGGCCAACGATGGCGAACCCGACGCTGGTCAACGCCGCAGGTCAGCAGCTGAAGAACGACCAGCTGTTCGCCGACGCCCCCCGCGTCCGGTTTTTCCCGGTGCGCGATGCGCTGCGGCTCGACCGGGTGGCGATCAACCACTACGGGGTGAAATCACCCGACGTGTTCACGATGAAACTCGCCCGGGGCCGGGGCGAGAACACGCGTGGCCACCAGAAATACCGGCTCGGCTCCGAATGGCACCGCCGCGCCAACCGCAACGAGGTCGAGGACACGACGATCCTGCGCCACTGGCCCGCGACCGAAGCCGGGATCGCCCGCCTCCGCGCGCTTCCCGGCGTGGCCGAGGCCGAAGCCCGCTGCCTCGCCTGGTTCGACGACCGCAGACTGGAGACTGCCGAATGA
- a CDS encoding MAPEG family protein produces MTPELTVLVLAALLQVVQFALFSIPANMELGTGKTASPRDPQRMDKPLMEQVSIRTGRLGRAFNNHFEALILFTIAVVALSISDQGNGYTATLAWIYLLARVLYIPAYAFGWVPWRSLIFAFGFFATVLMLLAALF; encoded by the coding sequence ATGACCCCCGAACTCACCGTTCTCGTGCTGGCCGCCCTGTTGCAGGTCGTGCAGTTCGCCCTTTTCTCGATCCCCGCGAACATGGAGCTCGGCACGGGCAAGACCGCCTCTCCCCGCGATCCGCAGCGGATGGACAAACCCCTGATGGAGCAGGTGAGCATCCGGACCGGGCGGCTCGGCCGCGCCTTCAACAACCACTTCGAGGCGCTGATCCTCTTCACCATCGCCGTCGTGGCGCTGTCGATCTCGGACCAGGGCAACGGCTACACGGCGACGCTGGCGTGGATCTACCTGCTGGCGCGGGTCCTCTACATCCCCGCCTACGCCTTCGGCTGGGTGCCGTGGCGCTCGCTGATCTTCGCCTTCGGCTTCTTCGCGACCGTGCTCATGCTGCTCGCGGCGCTCTTTTGA
- the lpdA gene encoding dihydrolipoyl dehydrogenase, translated as MAQYDVIVIGSGPGGYVCAIRCAQLGLKTAVVEGRETLGGTCLNVGCIPSKALLHATEMLHEAEHNFAEMGLKGKTQSVDWKQMLSYKETTIGQNTGGIEFLFKKNKIDWLKGWGSIPEAGKVKVGDEVHEAKHIVVASGSEPASLKGVEVDEKTVVTSTGALELSKIPKKMVVIGAGVIGLELGSVYKRLGAEVTVVEFLDKITPTMDGEVSRQFQKMLTKQGLEFILGAAVQGVEVGKGKAKVTYKLKKDDSEATIDADTVLVSTGRRPYTDGLGLDALGVEMERGMIKTDDHYKTNVDGIYAIGDCIAGPMLAHKAEDEGTAVAEGIAGQHPHVNYGVIPSVVYTHPEVASVGKTEEQLKDEGKKYKVGKFPFMGNARAKANFSSEGFVKILADAETDRVLGAHIIGPMAGDLIHEICVAMEFGAAAEDVARTCHAHPTYSEAVREAALACGDGAIHV; from the coding sequence ATGGCCCAATACGATGTCATCGTGATCGGCTCCGGCCCCGGCGGCTACGTCTGCGCGATCCGTTGCGCGCAGCTCGGCCTCAAGACGGCTGTCGTCGAAGGGCGCGAAACGCTCGGCGGCACCTGCCTGAACGTCGGCTGCATCCCCTCCAAGGCGCTGCTGCACGCGACCGAGATGCTGCACGAGGCGGAGCACAACTTCGCCGAGATGGGCCTGAAGGGCAAAACCCAGTCCGTCGACTGGAAGCAGATGCTCTCCTACAAGGAGACCACGATCGGCCAGAACACCGGCGGCATCGAATTCCTGTTCAAGAAGAACAAGATCGACTGGCTGAAGGGCTGGGGCTCCATCCCCGAGGCAGGCAAGGTGAAGGTCGGTGACGAGGTCCACGAGGCCAAGCACATCGTCGTTGCCTCCGGCTCCGAACCGGCGTCCCTGAAAGGTGTCGAGGTCGACGAGAAAACCGTCGTCACCTCCACCGGCGCGCTCGAACTGTCGAAAATCCCGAAGAAGATGGTCGTGATCGGTGCCGGCGTCATCGGGCTCGAGCTCGGCTCGGTCTACAAGCGCCTCGGTGCAGAGGTCACGGTGGTCGAGTTCCTCGACAAGATCACCCCCACGATGGACGGCGAAGTGTCCCGCCAGTTCCAGAAAATGCTGACCAAGCAGGGGCTGGAGTTCATCCTCGGCGCCGCCGTGCAGGGGGTCGAGGTCGGCAAGGGCAAGGCCAAGGTCACCTACAAGCTGAAGAAGGACGACAGCGAGGCGACGATCGACGCCGACACCGTCCTCGTCTCCACCGGCCGCCGGCCCTACACCGACGGGCTCGGCCTCGACGCCCTCGGCGTCGAGATGGAGCGCGGCATGATCAAGACCGACGATCACTACAAGACGAACGTCGACGGCATCTACGCGATCGGTGACTGCATCGCCGGCCCCATGCTCGCCCACAAGGCCGAGGACGAGGGCACCGCCGTCGCCGAAGGCATCGCGGGCCAGCATCCGCACGTGAACTACGGCGTGATCCCGTCCGTCGTCTACACCCACCCCGAGGTCGCCTCGGTCGGCAAGACCGAAGAGCAGCTGAAGGACGAGGGCAAGAAGTACAAGGTCGGCAAGTTCCCCTTCATGGGCAACGCGCGGGCCAAGGCGAACTTCTCCTCCGAGGGGTTCGTGAAGATCCTCGCCGATGCGGAAACCGACCGGGTCCTCGGCGCACACATCATCGGCCCGATGGCCGGCGACCTGATCCACGAGATCTGCGTCGCGATGGAATTCGGCGCCGCGGCCGAGGATGTCGCCCGCACCTGCCACGCGCACCCGACCTACTCGGAAGCCGTGCGC